From one Asterias amurensis chromosome 14, ASM3211899v1 genomic stretch:
- the LOC139947102 gene encoding beta-1,3-galactosyltransferase 1-like has translation MKTKPAVRFALIYAFFVVVALGTYLLPSRKADGRSLSITTPRPTNKHTTTEITTMEPVVNPHLFKFTIHNQAACFNRSNSNGELFLVFLVKCAPFEKLDRQQIRKTWGGVKEVLGRRVLTMFLLGESTDPIIRKQIQEEDNTFHDLIQEDFIDAYTNLTYKNMMGLKWVSMYCPQTSFVVSVDADMMINIVTLVKRLSTMPQTNFAEGHLQTDVPVGRSKKSKWYMPKKEFAENIYPPYLRGVCYSMSRDAAVRAFEISKYVPFLFIDDVFVGICLTKAGVILRYSQLYEQNKSMNDPMKKGGIGVEAMKKGIGVGILHNKDHLNQPALKLWHNIVGSQIADMSTR, from the coding sequence ATGAAGACTAAACCTGCCGTCCGTTTTGCGTTGATTTACGCATTTTTTGTGGTTGTCGCACTGGGAACTTATTTGCTACCATCGCGTAAAGCAGATGGTAGGAGTTTGTCAATCACAACGCCAAGACCAACCAACAAACATACAACCACTGAGATAACCACAATGGAACCAGTCGTCAATCCTCATCTTTTTAAGTTTACAATACACAACCAAGCTGCCTGCTTCAACAGGAGCAACTCAAACGGAGAACTCTTCTTGGTTTTTCTAGTCAAATGTGCGCCGTTCGAGAAGTTGGACCGGCAGCAAATCCGGAAAACTTGGGGAGGTGTGAAGGAGGTGCTCGGTAGACGGGTCCTGACGATGTTTCTTCTGGGGGAGTCAACGGACCCCATCATTCGGAAACAAATTCAAGAGGAGGACAATACATTTCATGATCTTATCCAAGAAGACTTCATCGATGCTTACACAAATCTGACTTACAAGAACATGATGGGACTGAAATGGGTATCCATGTACTGCCCTCAAACCAGCTTTGTGGTGAGTGTAGATGCTGACATGATGATTAACATTGTTACACTTGTAAAACGTCTGTCTACAATGCCACAGACTAACTTTGCAGAAGGACATCTTCAGACTGATGTTCCCGTAGGCAGGTCCAAGAAAAGTAAGTGGTACATGCCAAAGAAGGAGTTCGCTGAGAATATATATCCACCTTATCTTCGAGGTGTTTGTTACTCTATGTCTCGAGATGCAGCTGTGCGAGCGTTCGAAATATCGAAGTATGTACCGTTCCTTTTTATCGACGATGTATTTGTTGGGATCTGTTTGACAAAAGCTGGTGTCATTCTGAGGTATTCGCAACTGTACGAGCAGAATAAGAGTATGAATGATCCTATGAAGAAAGGAGGCATTGGGGTTGAAGCGATGAAAAAAGGCATTGGTGTTGGGATACTCCATAACAAGGATCATCTCAACCAACCAGCGCTCAAACTGTGGCACAACATTGTTGGCTCACAAATTGCGGACATGTCAACACGATAA